A region of Candidatus Neomarinimicrobiota bacterium DNA encodes the following proteins:
- a CDS encoding sulfatase-like hydrolase/transferase, which yields MHRRDFIKNITTSILSIPLFNLLSCGIREIIHKLPNILIIISDDTGWNDVGFHNPEVITPNLNKLAKEGIELTNFYVHPLCSPTRAALLTGIHPSRFGILGPIAGKDKTALPRNVINLPAFLKNIGYNTALIGKWHLGLSLSAGPKQYGFDYTYGYLHGQIDPYTHMYKFGDKTWHRNDKFIDEKGHVTDLLTEDATRYIEESSGKGKPFFLYLAYNLPHYPLNEEKKWLDYYNEETNYSRKQFLSAMTHLDHSIGQVVNCIQKNKLLEDTIIIFLSDNGGQKGWTPSPLEYNGRYKAADRLGDNSPYRGWKGELYEGGIKVPSLLYWKGKFEKGKNSQLIIVEDIFPTVAAILNENINNEKTIEGIDITPSFKGHELPERTLYWRTKRQIAVRKGRWKLIKNLKPNESTPEYELFNLHDDPYEQNNLFDKEKSIAEDLILEMQQQIIKDPPYLRNL from the coding sequence ATGCATCGAAGAGATTTTATTAAAAACATTACAACATCAATCTTATCTATACCGCTTTTTAACCTATTATCATGTGGAATTAGGGAAATTATTCATAAACTTCCCAATATTCTAATAATTATCTCTGATGATACCGGCTGGAACGATGTTGGTTTTCATAATCCAGAGGTTATAACCCCAAATCTTAATAAATTAGCGAAAGAAGGTATTGAACTTACCAATTTTTATGTTCATCCATTATGCTCACCAACCAGAGCTGCTCTTCTTACCGGAATACACCCTAGCAGATTCGGAATTCTTGGACCCATAGCTGGTAAAGATAAAACTGCTCTTCCCAGAAATGTCATTAATCTACCCGCTTTTTTAAAAAATATCGGATATAATACAGCCCTTATCGGTAAATGGCATTTAGGTCTTTCACTATCTGCAGGACCTAAACAGTATGGTTTTGATTATACTTACGGATACCTCCATGGTCAGATTGATCCGTATACCCATATGTATAAATTTGGTGACAAAACCTGGCATAGAAATGACAAATTTATTGATGAAAAAGGACATGTAACTGACCTATTAACAGAGGATGCTACAAGATATATAGAAGAATCCTCAGGGAAGGGAAAACCGTTTTTCCTTTATCTTGCATATAATCTACCTCATTACCCTCTAAACGAAGAAAAAAAATGGCTGGACTACTATAATGAAGAGACAAATTATTCCAGAAAGCAATTCCTGTCCGCAATGACTCACCTTGATCATTCTATAGGACAGGTCGTCAATTGTATTCAAAAAAACAAATTGCTAGAAGACACTATAATCATATTTTTAAGTGATAATGGTGGGCAAAAAGGCTGGACTCCTTCACCTCTCGAGTACAATGGTAGATATAAAGCAGCTGATCGATTAGGTGATAATTCTCCTTACAGAGGATGGAAAGGAGAACTCTATGAAGGAGGCATTAAGGTACCGTCTCTTTTATACTGGAAGGGAAAATTTGAAAAAGGGAAAAATAGTCAACTAATAATAGTTGAAGACATTTTCCCAACGGTTGCAGCTATTTTAAATGAAAATATTAATAATGAAAAAACAATAGAAGGCATCGATATAACACCATCCTTTAAAGGACATGAGCTACCAGAAAGGACACTTTACTGGAGAACTAAAAGACAAATCGCTGTAAGAAAAGGTCGCTGGAAATTGATAAAAAATCTCAAACCAAATGAATCAACACCTGAGTACGAATTATTTAATCTGCACGATGACCCTTATGAACAAAATAACTTATTTGATAAAGAAAAATCTATTGCAGAGGATTTAATTCTGGAAATGCAACAGCAAATAATCAAAGATCCGCCATATCTAAGGAATTTATAA
- a CDS encoding TonB-dependent receptor, with the protein MKKILIISFNVIIFFIVSLSCIDMLYAAVTGKITGRVIKKDTGEPLPGANIIILGTYLGAATDEDGRYVILNVPPGVYSVQASMIGYKKITKEGVVVSVDQITTVNFEMEQEVIKGEEVVVTAERDILHKEVSVTQQVVSSEQILEISGVRTVENFLDKLPGVTNARYLEIRGGSAEQTGSMVNGLLVVDFRMGKAEPIIPLSAIEQISVVTGGFGAEYGNFRSGLINVTTKTGYRDAYHGRLSISANLPRMKRFGKSIYDIGNYALKPYLDPIVGFEGTKNGWLMYTNGDTGEAEYLAQQHDAFTGWKTLATLFYLDYQKEATPMDLYLWACWNHMVVPDWDKLEELYPEWTTQDPEWEKKKKAIEEHAHEKEGTHSDYNIDFGFGGPVPLIGKFLGDATFYLSHQTNNTYFIQPTVCQERPSDWKSTTMLTLKSYLTRKTTLNLTLLYRLRKGVAQIQNIALATPTLYGRGGLMDENNVGDLRGVGETYYWHPTFFHPKNQTIYVAGLKLNHMISSRTYWDLTLQYSTSKYYMGEKLWELRDKSYKINFGPIYLDEKPYGRMIEPRWGMQKYLVYDPEDSSKYWEDNGLSSVYGLGRRFSGKSANYFDDSYASQYSLRYDFSSQVTLAHLIKAGFEVNYFDLNNKMYVINERELYFHRQPWVAGAYVQDQITIEGMVATIGVRFDYYNTGDEVWPTGDPFNVAAFSTGTERGNISQLVADQLAGISVIWRRWNTINDTTGGTLFEKTKNHYAISPRLGISFPVTERSKFYFNYGHFRSNPAYNDMYLYMMSFRDVGLRDIGNPNLEPPRTIQYELGITYNLLDMYLINLSTYYKDVSGEPGSITYQRTDGTVRYGVRTNNRYEDIQGFEASITKQVGKYITGWLNYRYMIEKYGYVGRSVISDDEVWNEQYGYYEAEEIRPSTRPMVTGNVTFHVPETIGPGFGGIYPIGGWLIGITSRWVRGGTFTWNPANIRNYTNNLRWPDYLNFDMRISKRINFGRIKVSLFSDIQNLFNIKHSWMNEGWCFRNREDREKYLASLRLPMYDDPIYDNLREQNPGYYIPGNDKVGELRSDDKPYINDPDNKMFLYGYPRQIWFGLEINF; encoded by the coding sequence ATGAAAAAAATCCTTATCATTAGTTTTAATGTTATCATTTTTTTTATAGTAAGTCTATCATGTATCGATATGTTATATGCTGCTGTTACTGGTAAAATTACAGGTAGGGTTATAAAGAAGGATACAGGAGAGCCTTTGCCTGGAGCTAATATAATCATACTGGGCACATATCTTGGTGCTGCGACTGATGAGGATGGTAGGTATGTTATTCTAAATGTGCCACCAGGAGTGTACTCTGTGCAGGCTTCGATGATTGGTTATAAGAAGATTACCAAAGAGGGGGTTGTTGTTTCCGTCGATCAGATTACGACGGTCAATTTTGAAATGGAACAGGAAGTTATTAAGGGGGAAGAAGTTGTCGTAACTGCTGAAAGAGATATTCTACATAAAGAAGTGTCTGTCACTCAACAGGTGGTATCCTCTGAACAAATCCTGGAGATATCTGGAGTACGTACGGTTGAAAACTTTTTAGACAAATTGCCTGGAGTAACTAATGCAAGGTATCTGGAGATTAGAGGAGGGTCTGCAGAACAGACAGGCTCTATGGTAAATGGTCTTCTTGTTGTTGATTTTAGAATGGGTAAAGCTGAGCCTATAATACCATTAAGTGCAATTGAACAAATATCGGTTGTAACTGGTGGATTTGGTGCAGAATATGGAAATTTTAGATCAGGACTTATAAATGTAACCACAAAAACAGGTTATAGAGATGCATATCATGGTAGATTGTCAATCTCGGCTAATTTGCCACGGATGAAAAGATTTGGTAAATCGATATACGATATAGGTAATTACGCCCTGAAGCCTTATTTGGATCCTATAGTTGGTTTTGAGGGTACTAAGAATGGGTGGTTAATGTATACCAATGGTGATACTGGTGAAGCAGAATATTTGGCTCAACAGCATGACGCTTTCACAGGATGGAAAACATTAGCTACATTGTTCTATCTTGACTATCAGAAAGAGGCAACTCCAATGGATTTATATCTATGGGCATGTTGGAATCATATGGTAGTTCCAGATTGGGATAAGCTCGAAGAATTATATCCTGAATGGACAACACAGGATCCAGAGTGGGAAAAGAAGAAAAAGGCAATTGAGGAGCATGCCCATGAAAAGGAAGGTACGCACTCCGATTACAATATAGATTTTGGTTTTGGTGGACCGGTGCCACTGATTGGTAAATTTCTCGGAGATGCGACTTTTTATTTATCGCATCAGACAAATAATACTTATTTTATACAGCCGACTGTATGTCAAGAGAGACCTTCTGATTGGAAGTCTACCACAATGCTAACCTTAAAATCCTATTTAACTAGAAAAACTACTCTGAATTTGACTCTCTTGTACCGACTTAGAAAAGGAGTAGCACAAATACAAAATATCGCCTTAGCAACTCCTACTTTATATGGTCGTGGTGGTTTAATGGACGAAAATAATGTTGGAGATCTAAGAGGAGTAGGAGAAACTTACTACTGGCATCCTACATTCTTTCATCCAAAAAATCAGACAATATATGTTGCAGGATTAAAATTAAATCATATGATTAGCTCTAGAACCTATTGGGATTTGACATTACAGTATTCAACCTCAAAATACTATATGGGTGAAAAACTATGGGAATTAAGAGACAAATCATATAAAATAAATTTTGGTCCCATATACTTAGATGAAAAACCTTATGGAAGAATGATTGAACCAAGATGGGGTATGCAGAAGTACCTGGTTTATGATCCGGAGGATTCTTCGAAATATTGGGAAGACAATGGATTATCGTCTGTATACGGTCTGGGAAGAAGATTTAGTGGTAAATCAGCGAATTACTTTGATGATTCATATGCAAGCCAATATAGCCTGAGATATGATTTTTCCAGTCAGGTAACATTAGCTCACCTAATCAAAGCAGGTTTTGAAGTAAACTATTTCGATTTAAACAATAAAATGTATGTAATAAATGAAAGGGAGTTGTATTTCCATAGACAGCCATGGGTAGCTGGTGCCTACGTGCAAGACCAGATTACTATTGAAGGTATGGTTGCTACTATTGGTGTAAGGTTTGATTATTATAATACAGGAGATGAAGTGTGGCCAACGGGCGATCCTTTCAATGTGGCTGCCTTTAGTACAGGTACTGAAAGAGGTAATATTTCTCAGCTGGTTGCTGATCAGCTTGCAGGCATCTCCGTAATCTGGAGAAGGTGGAATACTATAAATGATACAACAGGTGGTACCCTATTTGAAAAAACTAAAAATCATTATGCTATAAGCCCAAGATTAGGAATTTCTTTTCCTGTTACTGAAAGATCGAAGTTTTATTTCAATTATGGTCATTTTCGCTCAAATCCGGCATATAATGATATGTATCTGTATATGATGAGCTTTAGAGATGTAGGATTAAGAGATATAGGAAATCCAAATCTGGAACCACCAAGAACAATTCAATATGAGCTGGGTATTACTTATAATCTACTTGATATGTATCTAATTAATCTAAGTACATATTATAAGGATGTTTCTGGCGAACCAGGGAGTATAACCTATCAAAGGACAGACGGAACAGTGAGATATGGTGTGAGAACAAATAATAGATATGAAGATATACAAGGTTTTGAGGCAAGCATTACCAAGCAGGTTGGTAAATATATAACAGGTTGGCTTAATTACAGATATATGATAGAAAAATATGGATATGTGGGAAGATCAGTAATTTCTGATGACGAAGTATGGAATGAACAATATGGATATTATGAAGCAGAGGAAATAAGACCATCAACGAGACCAATGGTCACTGGTAATGTGACTTTTCATGTACCTGAAACAATAGGTCCCGGATTTGGGGGCATATATCCGATTGGTGGCTGGTTGATTGGTATAACAAGTAGATGGGTAAGAGGAGGTACTTTCACGTGGAATCCTGCTAACATAAGAAATTATACGAATAATTTAAGATGGCCAGATTATCTAAATTTTGATATGAGGATATCAAAAAGAATTAATTTTGGGAGAATTAAAGTCAGCCTATTTTCGGATATTCAAAACCTTTTTAATATTAAACATAGCTGGATGAATGAAGGATGGTGTTTTAGGAATAGGGAAGATAGAGAAAAATATCTTGCATCCTTAAGGCTTCCTATGTATGATGATCCGATATATGATAACCTGAGAGAGCAAAATCCTGGTTATTATATTCCCGGAAATGATAAGGTTGGTGAATTAAGAAGTGATGATAAACCTTATATAAACGATCCAGATAATAAGATGTTTTTATATGGATATCCTCGTCAAATATGGTTTGGTTTAGAGATTAATTTCTAA
- a CDS encoding YjbQ family protein → MTYGESIQLQTKGFSHIINITPQVQSIVEKSIIKNGIACISSIGSTASITTIEYEPALVEDMRELLEKIAPSSMRTRHSQTWGDDNGFSHLRASLMGPSVTIPFENKRLILGTWQQIVVIDHDNRPRNREIYVQLVGE, encoded by the coding sequence ATGACTTATGGAGAAAGTATCCAATTACAGACAAAAGGATTCAGTCACATTATAAATATCACACCTCAGGTTCAGTCAATTGTAGAAAAATCAATTATAAAAAATGGTATAGCTTGCATATCATCAATTGGTTCCACAGCAAGCATTACTACTATTGAATATGAGCCTGCTCTTGTAGAAGATATGAGAGAACTTCTCGAAAAGATTGCACCATCTTCCATGCGAACACGACACTCCCAGACTTGGGGTGATGATAATGGTTTTTCCCATCTCAGGGCATCACTTATGGGACCATCCGTAACAATTCCATTCGAAAATAAGAGACTTATATTGGGCACATGGCAACAAATTGTAGTAATTGATCATGATAACAGACCAAGAAATAGAGAGATTTATGTACAGCTTGTAGGGGAATAA
- a CDS encoding PorV/PorQ family protein — protein sequence MKKLISVFLFIILTNIFFLDSVFPYWYEFEGVGMKKVGQASMTFLQVGVIPNAVAMGEAYTSIGTGCESIFYNPSGLGEMTSRMSLLLSGVQYVADIKYTTAAIAFNLGNFGALGLHLVNVNYGEIVWTGLAVSPADVKGYREFGKLNNVSSYSYGVSYSRKISAKFLMGATIKYVGQNLGQSRFSYIEVVDGDTTLSDVDHKNSESVFAYDMGVKFYPGFKSFRFGMYIRNFASSIKYEEITTQLPMTFAVGCGMNLFDFFNIDPKKGSLFASIEFTHPNNYTERLHIGLKFSYMNVFSAMCGYVTNKDEEGFSAGFSISPQVGGRTMEISYSYTPLKIFNTINRFSIKISL from the coding sequence ATGAAAAAATTAATAAGCGTATTTTTATTTATTATTTTAACTAATATTTTTTTCTTGGATAGTGTATTCCCTTATTGGTATGAATTTGAGGGTGTAGGAATGAAAAAAGTGGGTCAGGCTTCTATGACCTTCTTACAGGTTGGTGTAATACCGAATGCCGTTGCAATGGGAGAAGCTTATACATCTATTGGGACCGGGTGCGAAAGTATATTTTACAATCCTTCTGGTTTAGGGGAGATGACTTCAAGAATGTCCTTGTTGCTTTCTGGTGTACAGTATGTTGCTGATATAAAATATACCACGGCAGCAATTGCGTTTAATCTTGGTAATTTTGGCGCTCTTGGTTTACATCTTGTAAATGTTAATTATGGGGAAATAGTATGGACTGGCTTGGCAGTCTCACCTGCTGATGTTAAAGGATATAGAGAATTTGGGAAATTAAATAATGTATCATCTTACTCATATGGAGTCTCTTATTCAAGGAAAATTTCAGCTAAATTTTTGATGGGAGCTACCATTAAATATGTAGGACAAAATCTTGGACAGTCTCGTTTTTCCTATATAGAGGTTGTAGACGGTGATACTACGCTTAGTGATGTTGACCACAAAAATAGTGAGTCTGTGTTTGCCTATGATATGGGAGTAAAATTCTATCCAGGTTTTAAAAGCTTCAGATTCGGTATGTATATCAGGAATTTTGCCTCAAGCATAAAATATGAAGAAATAACGACCCAATTGCCAATGACATTTGCAGTAGGATGTGGAATGAACCTTTTTGATTTTTTTAATATTGATCCTAAAAAAGGAAGCCTATTTGCATCTATTGAATTTACCCATCCAAACAATTATACCGAAAGATTACATATAGGCTTAAAATTTAGTTATATGAATGTGTTTTCTGCTATGTGTGGGTATGTCACAAATAAAGATGAAGAGGGATTTTCTGCAGGATTCAGTATTTCCCCACAGGTTGGTGGTAGAACCATGGAAATATCCTATTCCTATACACCATTAAAGATTTTTAATACTATAAATAGGTTTTCAATAAAAATTTCGTTGTAA